A stretch of Arctopsyche grandis isolate Sample6627 chromosome 9, ASM5162203v2, whole genome shotgun sequence DNA encodes these proteins:
- the LOC143916336 gene encoding pH-sensitive chloride channel 2-like: MRTRRPPLLLVILLTLAHAQNSTIRSPGGAECGSIENGDKLTQSEFMARLVNSCRYDKLLRPSTDTPVSVLARVYVYFMQATDAHDMHFKLHFLLQLRYFDPRLAYKTYSPNRKVIVGEDQLRTGIWTPHVFLSNEQKSTIMGTDSKDVLVSISPDGVVLFSRRIQAVIYCWMNLQKFPFDEQVCSMNFESWMYSSSEVELHWEELSPVTLAPELHLSEFTLLDRWINESLVYSDWTDPRHGGFIGNFSALTFSFKLAREMGYYLMDYYIPSMMIVAISWVSFWLQADQSAPRITLGTSTMLSFITLASSQGRTLPKVSYIKASEVWFLGCTGFIFGSLVEFAFVNIIWRRKQVVELKKVNSKYILKSTLTPRPARKDLGQSQSTLTKSHSCSSLDEAPGVPNLNRPAYNNYLTVHSFPSQLNIPTITTQSYDDLVASNGSRESGGGAVSVSVDSEGRCAPQSSGQLPPHGTWTTMTPQEIAMWIDTRSRLVFPIAFLMFNVVYFAVVYFL; encoded by the exons TTCTCCAGGTGGTGCTGAATGTGGATCAATCGAAAATGGAGACAAGTTGACCCAGTCCGAGTTTATGGCCAGGCTGGTCAATAGTTGCCGATACGACAAACTGCTACGTCCCAGCACAGACACCCCTGTATCGGTCTTGGCCAGGGTTTATGTCTACTTCATGCAGGCCACGGACGCTCACGACATG caTTTCAAACTTCACTTTTTGCTCCAACTGCGCTACTTTGATCCACGACTTGCATACAAGACGTATTCGCCCAATAGGAAAGTCATAGTCGGTGAAGATCAATTAAG GACCGGAATATGGACGCCACACGTGTTTCTTTCGAATGAGCAAAAGTCAACAATAATGGGCACGGACTCCAAAGACGTCCTGGTCTCTATATCACCTGATGGGGTGGTACTCTTCAGCAGGAGGATCCAAGCTGTCATCTATTGCTGGatgaatttacaaaaatttccgTTCGATGAGCAAGTTTGCTCGATGAACTTCGAGAGCt GGATGTACAGCTCTAGCGAGGTGGAATTACATTGGGAAGAGCTGTCACCGGTGACTTTGGCGCCAGAACTTCATCTGTCAGAGTTCACTCTGCTCGACAGGTGGATCAATGAATCGTTAGTCTACTCCGATTGGACTGACCCCAGACACGGTGGATTCA ttGGCAATTTCAGTGCACTCACGTTTTCTTTCAAATTGGCGAGAGAAATGGGTTACTACTTGATGGATTATTACATACCGTCTATGATGATCGTGGCAATATCATGGGTATCCTTTTGGTTACAGGCCGACCAATCAGCTCCGAGAATCACTCTAG GAACTAGCACTATGTTGTCGTTCATCACGTTGGCTTCATCTCAAGGCAGGACTCTACCCAAAGTGTCATATATTAAAGCTAGCGAAGTATGGTTCTTGGGTTGTACCGGTTTCATATTTGGATCGCTAGTCGAGTTTGCCTTCGTCAACATCATATGGAGGCGAAA ACAAGTTGTGGAGCTGAAGAAGGTCAACAGCAAATATATTCTCAAGAGCACTCTAACACCGCGTCCGGCGCGCAAAGACTTGGGTCAAAGTCAATCTACTCTGACTAAATCGCACTCGTGCTCCAGTTTGGACGAAGCACCTGGCGTACCCAACTTGAACAGGCCTGCTTACAACAATTACTTGACAGTTCAT AGTTTTCCATCTCAGCTGAACATCCCGACGATAACAACTCAGAGCTACGACGACTTGGTGGCTTCGAATGGAAGCCGAGAGTCAGGCGGGGGCGCAGTCTCCGTGTCGGTGGACAGCGAAGGGCGCTGCGCCCCCCAATCGTCTGGCCAGCTTCCACCCCACGGCACCTGGACGACGATGACTCCTCAGGAGATCGCCATGTGGATCGACACCAGGTCCAGGCTCGTCTTCCCCATCGCCTTCCTCATGTTCAACGTCGTTTACTTCGCAGTCGTCTACTTCCTTTAA